The sequence below is a genomic window from Silene latifolia isolate original U9 population chromosome 7, ASM4854445v1, whole genome shotgun sequence.
gcagacctagacatgcggatacacaccaccgcacccaagacccacaatttttctaaaacaaagtgagtaccctaaggagtccaccaaagggttggctagtacttaagctgaccacttactatcaaaataagtaacgaggtcatgccccaacttggatataaatccactagtcaggaacacaaaggctatcaagcagtgaacatatactcgtcaaagactataaagacctatctatgatgaaggccgaaatactcacctaggacctagtcccagctagtcccagcttgaatactttagcccacaccacacaagacaagtaagacacccacttaaccataagaggacaaaaagtccaacttaccaacctaaatgctaacattctatcatgtgaaaggctatataaatgtctattcagcagataatCCAACAGTaacctcaataagtattcaatactaattaccAATTCTAAcgatattaaccatattaaaggcttcagggaatctagggccatttctacaatataagatactattaaatacaatcaactatacatgtgaactaaaacttgataaatggcctaaaacaagaaaaaggccgattatctaattcatataaaatttcatccaaccgaatttttacccgcaaccccagccctgcggcagtacgggttaaattgcggtgaccaatcactcaattaatcgacatcgaatcgatcaaagggactaaggctcggtttttttcgcacaatcatcaaaacatggcaattattgctataaaatttaccttgagcctaatcattacaatttcatcttataaactatcctaacatgtgataactatcaatataaacttaattttaccaacctcattatctttactactaacattattcattttaagcctttttattaccatttcattttataacctatactaacatatgctaactaccaatataagaataatttctactactagtatgattcaatttaaaagtgtactcatatgtgacttatacaactttaacattaattaacccgaaatgaccaatattgtacgaaaaaaccgcgaaacaagcaacggaccaacccggCCAACCTCAAGGCTGCCGTGTGGCTGCCGCTACCGTCAcacccctacaccaccatttttccatttttgtttagtataagaccgtctgaaacataattaatcgttcccaatactaatatgttaactaaaactaacaaaaatacatggattaaacatgcatgcatcaaatttaaacatgtgaaaatttctactcaattaaaaatcaccaaaaacatacaaaaatcaaagattgtgacgattattcgtcgagtaactcgaaatatgttaccttaagctagaaaatgagcaattagcaccttaaaacccaaaccctaacaagcactagccgctatcctcgacaatatacgagtccccaaactcgtcctccaattcttcacctaattaaacaaacaataaaacacacaaataagtacataaaaccgaaattacccaaaattcgtcttaaaacaacttcaagaaaactgaaattaaaacatacaaggTTATAGATCTCAAGGGGGATTCtaaatgtaaatttcgtgaaaatccgagtaGAAATGAGGGAGATGTGACGATTTTAGCTTGAAATGtatatgaaaatggtgttttgaaTGTTTAGAAGGTTGAAGATGTAGATGAACAAAGGAAAtcagaaaaaaagaaaggaagggggtgtggtccgcgggaaagggagaaaggaaaggagggagtcgggtttgagtcgggattttacgagttggttttggctcgtttcgataataattaaaaccgtacgtcaaatgcaaattccgacaagaccaaagtttttaaacacgagattacaagaaaattgaatactcatacgacccatttccaaattcgtttacccaatgttcaaaagaattgtcattttccccccgatacgcccttatttcgaaataaaaagttttacacggtttaaactatttttaaacatctcgaaactatcaaaataaatacttttcttcaaaatataataaaattatatttctttgaattatttttactttaaatacctaaatatcaaattttatttgattaataaattattttcgaaatatattaacggtccgaaattacggggcgttacatagATGGTCACAGTGCAGctgattgtatgagcacattagagcaggttaatgcctttcaagcttacagacaaggtgcacaaggtacacctttctccaacttttacaatgaaagaacgaaagaacatccgttccttcaatggtctagtcagaatgtgcaaaacccacagcagtcacaaccgcaaaagaatacttatatccctcccaacaatcgcgttaatcaacaacaagggggatatcaaaggcagAATCAAGGACGCcagcagtttaacaatcaatatcaacagcctcctcagcaaactcctcaacaaattcctcaacaagctccgaacaatgagatggcagagttgcgcaatcttttgcaacaaactttgtcaatgcagcagaagcagacggctcaaatttctgagctgattgcccataacaagattctagataatcaagtggctcagatggcacttcaaaacccatcaaaacaggtcgtaggtcttcctcctcaaggtaaacaagctcatgagcaagctaatgttattcagctgaggagcggtacttcttatgtgATTCCCGACCTGCAAAGTCTTGAGAATGAAGTGCCCATTACTGTTGATGAAGTCCCTTatatgcatcccaaaggattgggtaatttggagcttagtgatgatgagaaagaacctgacgaagttgaaacacgagctgacgataaaagtaaaaaagacgaaGGAGCTGAACCTgcaaaggttcctcgatcgagtcacaggcGACTAGATCGAGGATCCatccagctcgatcgagtcacccctggctcgatcgaggaaccaaaatcGACAGCTGgcggtgtttcaaaagttgtttctatggtcaagcaagccgagcccataaccattgcactaccttttcctcatcgacaacaaaaatccaagctggataagcagttcggtaagtttatggaggtcgtgaagaatctacaggtaagtgtcccttttactgaattaattactcaagtgccgacttatgcaaaattcatgaaggagattttgacaaggaagagatcctttgatgcggtggaaactattgcttacactcagaagtgcagtgccattTTGCCAATCAActcaccacctaaattaaaggatccaggaagtttttctatcccttgtcatattggtcatctttctattagtaaagctctttgcgatttaggagctagtgtcaGCGTTATGCCGTATTCTGtctgtaagaaattaaatatgggtccgttgacagttactaatatgacactgcagatggccgatagatcagtTAAGCACCCACTGGgggtgttggaggatgttcctgttcgtattgggaagttttacatccccgttgattttgttgtcatggacatggctgaagacaaccaaatccctatcatcttggTCGACTTCTTACATATCatggggcggttatagatgttaggcaagggagattgaccttagctgtgggggatgatacgattatatttaacttggaaaaagcattgaaaaaccccatgatagaagagacttgtcatagtatagatgttgttgattttactattgatgaatgtcttcctatgtgtttggacagggGATCCTCTGAGATTGCCCTGGTTTCGATCCACCGATCGATcggttcatggagtccagaagttcatcggattgagaagcttctaactggagaggaatgcccacatcagaaggtatatagtttgggtgtcacacctaaggtaacttaggtaaagaaacctgaattaaaacctcttccctctcatctcaaatatgaatttcttgatgactgtgaaatgaacccagtgattgtcaatgctagcctaactgaaggtcaactatctgctttgttgactgttttgagaactcataaaaaggcaattgggtatagcattgatgatctcaaaggtattagtcccgatttttgcatgcaccgaattcatctggaagaaggccacaagcctagtgcacaaggtcgagatttactaaatcctccaatgcaggaggtggtaagaaaagaggtacagaaattacttgatggTGGTATTATTTTCTTTATATCGATTCTAAATGGGTCgatctgtccaagttgtacctaagaaggagGTACTACAAAGAGtgaaaaatgataagaatgaattgattgctactagacttgttacaggatggaggatgtgcattgactataggaagttgaacacgaccactaaaaaggaccatttcccacttccttacattgaccaaatgttagagagattagcgtgtcatagttatttttgttacctagatggctactccggtttctttcagatacccatacaTCGTGACGAttaggaaaagaccactttcatatgtccatatggtgtatttgcttataggaggatgcactttggtttatgtaacgctcctgctacctttcagcgttgtatgatggccatattttctgattacatagagtctattatggaggtctttatggatgatttcagtgtatatggtactgattttgatatttgcttgagaaacttgactaaggttttgcagcgctgtgaggagagcaaccttgttctcaactgggagaagtgtcacttcatggttactgaaggggtggtattcggtcacttggtgtcaggtaagggtattcaagtggacaaagctaaggttgacgtaattgagcaactcccgtacccggttaatgttaaaagtgtgcgtagtttccttggtcatgcagggttttatcgccgctttattaaggatttttctaaaattgctcaacctctaacccgGCTACTCCATAAggatacaccttttgtgtttactgacgaatgtgttaagtcctttgacaggattaaacaagctcttatctcagctcccattatccgatctccggattggagccttctttttgagattatgtgcgatgccagtgactatgcagttggagctgttttagggcagcgaaaggacaaggtgttacatgccatatactatgcaagcaagacttgatgatgcacaaatcaactatgctactacggagaaggatcttcttgcagttgtctattctttagacaaatttagagcttatcttgttggttctaaagttattgttcatactgaccatgcagctttgaaatatcttttaaccaaacaagaggctaaacctaggcttattagatggattttattattacaggaatttgatttggaaatccGTGATAAGTTTGGTGCTGAAAATGTTGCTGCAGATCATTTATCTAGGCTGAGATTAGCAGGAAGAGAGATCTTGtccattgatgactcttttccagatgaccatctgttagctgtagctgcaaatactccatggtttgcagattatgccaattatttggtggGAGGTATGCTTCCTCTTGATCTAtcctatcagcagaagaagaggttTTTACATGACGTGAAGCGATATTTCTGGGACGACCCATATCTATTTCGGGagtgcgcagacggtatctacagacgatgtattccagagggtgaggtacgtgccatcctttctcattgtcactcttcttcttatggaggtcatcatggtccttctaggacatttgctaaggtaatgcaatcgggtttttattggcctactatcttgaaagatgctactacttttgtccgttcttgtgatgcatgtcaaaggacgggcaatatctcgcaaaggcatgagatgcctcaaactggaatcttcgaagtagagatttttgatgtttggggcattgattaccaagggccattccctacttctcatgggaatcagtATATTTTAGTAgtcgtagattatgtttctaaatgggtggaggctgttgccacccccacttgtgatgctaaatctgttgttaagctgtttcagaagattatctttccacggtttggagtgccttgcgcagtgatcagtgatggaggcaagcatttcaatgagcgtcatcttaattctctcttgaagaaatatggcgttacacaccgtagaggattggcatatcatcctcaaaccagtggacaagtagagatttccaacagagagctgaaacaaatcttggaaaaggtagtaagcaagaacaggaaggattggagtcggaagctcgatgacactttgtgggcttaccgtactgcattcAAGACCCCGATTGGAGCATCACCGTACCGTCTCGTCTATGGCAAATCCTGCCATTTATCTATGGAGCTCGAGTACAAGactatgtgggccataaaggagctgaatatggatccctcactggcgggtgagaaacgactgatgcagttgaatgagcttgatgagtttcgactACATGCCTATGACAGTGCTCGAGTGTATAAGGAGCGAATGAAGAAGTGGCACGACAAGCATATTTTGCcaagggaatttcatgttggtgataaagttctcttatttaactctcgtttgagtttgtttccaggtaagctgaagagtagatggtctggaccatTCACTGTAGCTGATGTGAACaagtttgggtcagttacactacAAACTGACAAAGGGGAAgtcttcaaagtgaatgggcaacgattgAAGATCTACCATGAAGGAGCGTATGTCGGGGTAATAGAGGCTTTGGACCTCTTTGCCATTAATTCTTCTTACTaatgaagaattacggtcgtgcgggaccgcaaaaaccagcgctaccgagaggcagctcggattttgtaaattattagtttgtaattaggatttcaaaattaagttttttttttgtttttatgtttcCTTGAACTTTGGGAGATGAGGAGAGGGTACTTGATATGCTTTCAAGTATTATTTGCAGGAATTTTGACGGGATTTGAAGCTATGAGTAACAAATGACGAAAAAAGAAGCCAAAGCCTACTTCATCGATCGAGccagctgcgactcgatcgaggaacctatcagctcgatcgagccagctgcgactcgatcgaggcaccagtgAAGAATTTCAAAAAGTTTAAAACGAAAGTGGGCTAGTCAGGattttggatcctcgatcgagctaggcgtgactcgatcgaggatccaatataaaccgggttccgcgtttttcttctttttttttttttttgggaaaatgtaaacTTTTCATTAAAGCTCAAATactccaaacattacaattataagGCATAGTTATAAGCTAACAATCCTTAGTTACTACAAATCGTATGCACCCACTGTTGAACCATGACATTTTTGATCTTACAATTACACGAATGTATCCTCATAACCACATCTTTTTTGACCAAGTGAAGCACCACCTCAGGCCGAGAAAGAGATAGCTCCACTCTACTACGATTTCTACACATCCACAGCTGATAGATCAAAGCTGCCAGAATAATGCCAAGTATTTTCTTCTGGCAAAGAGACCTGAACCGAGCATTAACCCACCATTCTACACTGTCCTTTAAAGGAATAGAAAACCTGCACCAGGTAGACACCAAACCACAACATATCTGGCTGTACTTACACAAGAAGAAGAGATGAGAGTGATCTTCAGGAGCCACACCACAGAGGAAACAAAGATTACTCTGTAGGATGTTCATTCGAATCAGTCTATCTTGTGTGAGCAGCCTCTGCTGAACCATTAACCATCCTATAAAACGATGCTTAGGAAGAATCCAGTTG
It includes:
- the LOC141590543 gene encoding uncharacterized protein LOC141590543; amino-acid sequence: MGYSWLLPTAANVTWYPWSQNNWILPKHRFIGWLMVQQRLLTQDRLIRMNILQSNLCFLCGVAPEDHSHLFFLCKYSQICCGLVSTWCRFSIPLKDSVEWWVNARFRSLCQKKILGIILAALIYQLWMCRNRSRVELSLSRPEVVLHLVKKDVVMRIHSCNCKIKNVMVQQWVHTICSN